From Rutidosis leptorrhynchoides isolate AG116_Rl617_1_P2 chromosome 3, CSIRO_AGI_Rlap_v1, whole genome shotgun sequence, a single genomic window includes:
- the LOC139901245 gene encoding uncharacterized protein produces the protein MSSCSSSSASEEDEDLDSYRKGGYHAVRTGDTFAAGRFIAQRKLGWGQFSTVWLAYDIQTSKYVALKIQKSAPEFVQAAVHEIEVLSTITKNDPGNEKCVVQLVDHFKHRGPNGQHLCMVLEFLGDSILHLIRYNRYKGLNLNKVKEICRCILIGLDYLHRELRIIHTDLKPENILLVSTINPSKDPIKSKSTPILERPEGSLTGGQTVNVIEKTLKQRARRAVAKIAAERRGVIGQGSPASKPKRSLDGIDFRCKIVDLGNACWADKPIAEEIQTRQYRAPEVILQSGYSFPVDMWSFACTAFELATGEMMFAPKSGPGFSEDEDHLALMMELLGKMPRKLAVGGGRSKDYFDRHGDLKRIRRLKHSSISRLLIDKFKFPETDAREFADFLTPILDFAPENRPTAQQCLQHPWLRQSAAKTVA, from the exons ATGTCGTCATGTTCTTCGTCATCGGCGTCAGAAGAAGATGAAGACTTGGATTCGTACCGGAAAGGAGGTTACCATGCGGTCAGAACCGGTGATACTTTCGCTGCCGGTAGGTTCATCGCTCAACGGAAGTTAGGGTGGGGCCAGTTTTCCACCGTTTGGCTTGCTTATGATATACAAACATCT AAATACGTTGCACTGAAGATCCAGAAAAGTGCGCCAGAATTTGTGCAAGCTGCTGTCCACGAAATCGAGGTTCTTTCTACTATTACCAAAAATGACCCTGGAAACGAAAAATGTGTTGTACAATTAGTAGACCACTTCAAACACAGGGGCCCAAATGGACAGCATTTGTGCATGGTTCTTGAGTTTCTTGGTGATAGCATACTGCACCTCATTCGATATAACCGCTATAAAGGCCTTAACCTAAATAAAGTAAAAGAAATATGCAGATGCATACTTATTGGACTTGATTATCTCCATAGAGAACTTCGTATTATACACACGGACTTAAAACCAGAAAACATACTTCTCGTTTCCACTATAAATCCATCTAAAGACCCCATAAAATCAAAGTCAACCCCCATTCTTGAACGACCCGAGGGAAGTTTGACCGGTGGTCAAACGGTCAATGTGATTGAAAAAACACTGAAGCAGAGGGCACGAAGAGCAGTGGCTAAAATTGCAGCCGAAAGACGAGGTGTTATAGGACAGGGTTCACCAGCTTCTAAGCCTAAAAGAAGCCTTGACGGTATCGATTTCAGGTGCAAGATTGTGGATTTGGGTAATGCGTGTTGGGCCGATAAGCCCATTGCAGAGGAAATTCAAACAAGACAATATCGGGCCCCTGAAGTTATACTACAGTCGGGGTACTCGTTCCCTGTTGATATGTGGTCGTTTGCTTGTACTGCCTTTGAGCTTGCGACTGGTGAAATGATGTTTGCTCCTAAGTCAGGACCTGGTTTCAGTGAAGATGAG GACCACCTTGCTCTTATGATGGAACTCCTAGGAAAGATGCCTCGGAAG TTGGCTGTTGGAGGTGGTCGATCCAAAGATTACTTTGACAGACACGGTGATCTCAAAAGGATCCGTAGACTTAAGCACTCATCGATAAGTCGTTTACTTATCGACAAATTCAAGTTCCCCGAAACTGATGCTCGCGAATTTGCGGACTTCTTGACTCCTATTCTTGATTTTGCCCCGGAAAATCGGCCGACAGCGCAGCAATGTTTGCAACACCCTTGGCTCCGACAGTCTGCCGCCAAGACAGTGGCCTGA